The Alistipes sp. ZOR0009 genome window below encodes:
- a CDS encoding putative DNA modification/repair radical SAM protein: MDLANKISILANAAKYDVSCSSSGSKRKNKGGLGNAMNAGICHSFADDGRCISLLKVLYTNQCIYDCAYCINRRSNDVPRASFSVDELVDITINFYRRNYIEGLFLSSGVVVSPDHTMERLVSIARKLRTDHKFNGYIHIKAIPGASPELLNEAGLFADRMSVNIEIPTDNGLKYLAPEKDHASIIHPMLYIKDKIIASKDERRLFRSAPTYTPGGQSTQMIVGATSETDSDILHLASGLYTGAKLKRVYYSGYLPTNEYDKRLPAATAPPLKRENRLYQADWLLRFYHFNVDELVDAGSPNLDLDIDPKAAYALRHPEIFPIDVNTADYEMLLRVPGIGVRSAKMIVEARRYRRLNSDNLKKIGVVMRRAKYFITCNELPTSTILTDYQPDTLKSLIIHDAAVAKPLQLTLF, from the coding sequence TTGGCGAATGCTGCCAAGTACGACGTGTCGTGCTCGAGCAGCGGAAGCAAGCGCAAGAACAAGGGCGGCCTAGGCAACGCCATGAACGCCGGCATCTGCCACAGCTTTGCCGACGATGGGCGGTGCATTTCGCTGCTTAAGGTGCTATACACCAACCAATGCATATACGACTGCGCGTACTGCATCAACCGCCGCTCGAACGACGTGCCCCGAGCCAGCTTCTCGGTGGACGAGCTGGTGGATATCACCATCAACTTCTACCGTCGTAACTATATAGAGGGGTTATTCCTCAGCTCTGGCGTGGTAGTATCTCCCGATCATACCATGGAGCGCCTGGTTAGCATCGCGCGCAAGCTGCGCACCGACCATAAGTTTAACGGATATATCCATATAAAGGCCATACCGGGCGCATCGCCCGAGCTGCTTAACGAGGCTGGCCTTTTTGCCGACCGTATGAGCGTAAACATCGAGATCCCCACCGATAACGGGCTGAAATATCTCGCCCCCGAGAAGGATCATGCGAGCATCATCCACCCGATGCTGTACATTAAGGATAAGATTATTGCCAGCAAGGATGAGCGCCGCCTTTTTCGATCGGCACCAACCTATACGCCAGGCGGACAGAGCACCCAAATGATAGTTGGCGCCACCAGCGAGACCGACTCCGACATCCTTCACCTAGCCTCTGGACTTTACACGGGGGCCAAGCTGAAGCGCGTGTACTACTCGGGATACCTGCCCACCAACGAGTACGATAAGCGGCTACCAGCAGCTACCGCACCGCCCTTGAAGCGGGAGAACCGGCTTTACCAGGCCGACTGGCTGCTGCGCTTCTACCATTTTAATGTTGACGAGCTGGTGGATGCGGGAAGCCCAAACCTTGACTTAGATATAGACCCAAAAGCAGCCTACGCCCTGCGCCACCCCGAAATCTTCCCCATCGACGTCAACACGGCAGACTACGAGATGCTGCTTCGAGTTCCGGGAATCGGGGTGCGCTCGGCAAAAATGATCGTCGAGGCGCGCCGCTACCGCCGCCTCAACAGCGACAACCTGAAGAAAATTGGGGTGGTGATGCGCCGTGCCAAGTACTTTATCACCTGCAACGAGCTGCCTACGTCCACCATTCTGACAGACTACCAGCCCGACACGCTAAAGTCGCTGATTATACACGATGCAGCGGTGGCCAAACCGCTACAGCTAACGCTATTTTAA